A genome region from Gossypium hirsutum isolate 1008001.06 chromosome A04, Gossypium_hirsutum_v2.1, whole genome shotgun sequence includes the following:
- the LOC107932758 gene encoding protein transport protein Sec24-like At3g07100: MGTENPGRPNFPMRPSATPFASAPPTVRPFSSSGPVVGSESGNVRPAPPGAPPTMTPFSSSGPRPPARFSDPSVPSPPLTSVPPSGGPYQRFPTPPFPSAVQIPPARAPPVGQPPFQPPGSQVSVPPPSFRPQTQVPPVPMGSPPQHVNFPPSSANVPQPPSDSSFSGPRSNFQMASPLADHSATKSSFQPPFPGYPGKQPAVSQAPSPFPAEQGSFMPPPAPPSPFASQQGSYAPPPPVAPNLGYQSRDQMQHPGSAPPTGSIQSLTEDFSSLSISSMPGSIEPGLDYRTLPRPLDGDLEPSSFLEMYPMNCDPRYLRLTTSAIPNSQSLVSRWHLPLGAVVCPLAEAPEGEEVPVINFASTGIIRCRRCRTYVNPYVTFTDAGRKWRCNICSLLNDVPGEYFANLDATGRRIDLDQRPELLKGSVEFVAPTEYMVRPPMPPLYFFLIDVSISAVRSGMIEVVAQTISSCLDELPGFPRTQIGFITFDSTIHFYNMKSSLTQPQMMVVSDLDDVFVPLPDDLLVNLSESRNVVETFLDSLPSMFQDNVNVESAFGPALKAAFMVMSQLGGKLLIFQNTLPSLGYGRLKLRGDDLRVYGTDKEHTLRLPEDPFYKQMAADLTKYQIGVNIYAFSDKYTDIASLGTLAKYTGGQVYYYPSFQSNIHGEKLRRELARDLTRETAWEAVMRIRCGKGIRFTSYHGNFMLRSTDLLALPAVDCDKAYAMQLSLEETLLSTPTVYFQVALLYTASCGERRIRVHTAAAPVVTDLGEMYRQADTGAIVSLFCRLAIEKTLTSKLEEARNSLQQRIVKALREYRNLYAVQHRLGARMIYPESLKFLCLYGLALSKSVPLKGGYADAQLDERCAAGFTMMALPVKKLLKLLYPSLIRIDEYLLKPSAQADDFKNIMKRLPLLAESLDSRGLYLYDDGLRFVIWFGRMLSPDIARNLLGPEFAAELSRVTLTEHDNEMSRRLMKMLKRLRESDPSYYQLPYLVRQGEQPREGFLLLVNLLEDQMGGTVGYVDWIMQIHRQVQQNA; this comes from the exons ATGGGGACTGAAAATCCTGGTCGTCCGAATTTCCCCATGCGACCTTCTGCTACCCCTTTTGCTTCTGCTCCGCCAACTGTGAGACCTTTTTCATCATCTGGTCCTGTGGTGGGATCAGAAAGCGGCAATGTTAGACCTGCTCCACCAGGTGCACCCCCGACTATGACGCCTTTCTCGTCAAGTGGACCTAGACCACCTGCTCGTTTTAGTGATCCATCAGTTCCATCTCCGCCCTTAACATCTGTTCCACCTTCTGGGGGACCTTATCAGCGATTTCCAACTCCACCATTTCCTTCAGCTGTTCAAATACCCCCTGCTCGTGCCCCACCTGTGGGGCAGCCACCATTTCAACCTCCTGGGAGTCAAGTATCAGTGCCTCCACCTTCTTTCCGACCACAGACACAAGTTCCGCCAGTGCCAATGGGATCTCCACCACAACATGTAAATTTTCCTCCATCCAGTGCGAATGTTCCTCAACCTCCATCTGATTCATCGTTTTCAGGGCCCAGATCCAATTTTCagatggcttccccccttgcagATCATTCTGCTACCAAGTCCAGCTTCCAGCCACCTTTTCCTGGATATCCAGGCAAGCAGCCTGCAGTTTCACAAGCACCGTCACCTTTTCCTGCTGAGCAAGGAAGTTTTATGCCTCCTCCTGCACCGCCTTCTCCTTTTGCTAGTCAGCAAGGAAGTTATGCTCCTCCTCCACCAGTAGCACCTAACTTGGGCTACCAATCAAGGGACCAAATGCAGCATCCTGGCTCTGCACCTCCTACTGGCAGCATCCAAAGCTTGACAGAAGATTTTAGTTCACTCTCCATTTCATCTATGCCTGGATCAATTGAGCCAGGACTTGATTATAGAACACTTCCTAGGCCATTGGATGGTGATTTGGAGCCAAGTTCTTTTCTTGAGATGTATCCTATGAATTGTGATCCTAGATACCTACGGCTTACTACAAGTGCTATACCAAATTCTCAGTCTTTAGTTTCAAGATGGCATTTGCCTCTTGGAGCAGTTGTTTGTCCTCTTGCAGAGGCTCCTGAAGGG GAAGAAGTGCCTGTAATTAATTTCGCTTCGACTGGTATCATTCGTTGCAGAAGATGTCGCACATATGTGAATCCCTATGTCACATTTACTGATGCTGGAAGAAAGTGGCGTTGCAACATCTGTTCTTTACTAAATGATG TTCCTGGTGAGTATTTTGCGAACTTGGATGCCACTGGAAGAAGAATTGATTTGGACCAGCGGCCTGAGCTTCTAAAAGGCAGTGTGGAATTTGTTGCACCAACTGAATACATGGTGCGGCCTCCAATGCCGCCACTATATTTCTTTCTCATTGATGTTTCAATATCTGCAGTAAGAAGTGGTATGATTGAG GTTGTTGCTCAAACTATTAGTTCATGTTTGGATGAGCTGCCTGGTTTCCCCAGGACACAGATTGGCTTCATTACTTTTGATAGCACCATTCATTTTTACAATATGAAG TCATCTCTTACACAGCCTCAAATGATGGTAGTTTCAGATCTGGATGATGTATTTGTGCCATTGCCTGATGATCTCCTTGTCAACTTGTCTGAATCTAGAAATGTGGTTGAGACATTCCTGGATAGTTTGCCCTCTATGTTTCAGGATAATGTGAATGTGGAATCTGCTTTTGGTCCTGCACTTAAGGCTGCATTCATGGTTATG AGTCAACTTGGGGGAAAGTTGCTAATTTTCCAGAACACATTGCCTTCCCTAGGATATGGACGCTTGAAGTTGCGCGGAGATGATCTTCGTGTGTATGGAACTGATAAGGAACATACATTGAGATTGCCCGAAGATCCTTTCTACAAGCAAATGGCTGCTGATCTTACAAAGTACCAGATAGGGGTTAATATTTATGCCTTTAGTGACAAATACACTGACATAGCTTCCTTAG GAACCCTGGCAAAATATACTGGGGGTCAAGTGTATTATTATCCAAGCTTCCAATCAAACATTCATGGAGAGAAGCTGAGGCGTGAGTTAGCCAGAGATCTTACTAGGGAAACAGCCTGGGAAGCAGTTATGCGTATaagatgtggaaaag GGATTCGATTTACATCTTACCACGGCAACTTTATGCTGAGGTCCACAGATTTACTAGCACTTCCAGCTGTAGACTGTGATAAAGCATATGCAATGCAGTTATCCCTTGAGGAGACACTTCTTTCAACTCCAACAGTATATTTCCAAGTTGCTTTACT ATATACTGCATCTTGTGGAGAGAGGCGTATCAGAGTACATACCGCAGCTGCCCCTGTTGTTACAGATTTGGGGGAGATGTACCGCCAGGCTGACACTGGTGCCATTGtttctttgttttgtagattAG CAATCGAGAAAACATTGACCAGTAAACTTGAAGAAGCTAGAAATTCTTTGCAACAAAGGATTGTAAAAGCGCTCAGAGAATACCGCAATCTTTATGCTGTGCAGCATCGGTTGGGAGCTAGGATGATCTATCCGGAGTCTCTAAAGTTCTTGTGTTTGTACGGATTAGCACTCTCTAAATCAGTACCTCTAAAAGGAGGATATGCAGACGCTCAGCTTGATGAACGCTGCGCAGCAGGTTTCACCATGATGGCATTACCCGTTAAAAAGTTGTTGAAGCTTTTATATCCTAGCTTGATTCGAATCGATGAATATCTTTTGAAG CCATCCGCTCAAGCCGATGATTTCAAAAACATCATGAAGAGATTGCCTTTGCTCGCAGAAAGCCTAGATTCAAGAGGCCTTTATTTGTATGATGATGGCTTACGCTTTGTTATTTGGTTCGGTAGAATGCTTTCACCCGATATAGCAAGGAATTTACTTGGACCAGAGTTTGCAGCAGAATTATCGAGG GTTACGCTTACCGAGCATGATAATGAAATGTCAAGAAGGCTGATGAAGATGTTAAAGAGACTAAGAGAGAGTGACCCTTCGTATTATCAACTTCCTTATCTTGTAAGACAAGGTGAACAGCCTAGGGAAGGTTTCCTGCTGCTTGTAAATCTTCTTGAGGACCAGATGGGCGGTACTGTTGGTTACGTGGATTGGATAATGCAAATACATCGACAAGTCCAACAAAATGCATGA